In the Chroococcidiopsis sp. SAG 2025 genome, one interval contains:
- a CDS encoding DedA family protein, protein MTEWIVNIMTSLGYLGIGLLMFLENLFPPIPSELIMPLAGFTAAQGKLNIAGAIAAGVLGTVIGALPWYYAGKFLGEERLRDWADKYGKWITITGKDIDRSKHWFDRHGVKAVLLCRMVPGVRTLISLPAGISDMHIIPFLIYSTVGTILWVGLLTAAGYVLGDNYQLVEEYLAPVSKIVLATLVIGLVIIIIKRNQRR, encoded by the coding sequence TATCATGACTTCCCTTGGTTATTTGGGAATCGGGTTGTTGATGTTTTTAGAAAACCTGTTTCCTCCCATTCCTTCAGAACTGATCATGCCATTGGCTGGTTTTACCGCAGCCCAAGGTAAGTTGAATATTGCAGGTGCGATCGCGGCTGGAGTTTTAGGAACTGTCATCGGAGCGTTACCTTGGTACTATGCAGGTAAATTCTTAGGCGAAGAACGATTAAGGGATTGGGCAGATAAATACGGGAAATGGATAACCATCACTGGTAAAGATATTGACAGGTCGAAACACTGGTTTGACAGACACGGAGTTAAAGCAGTACTTTTGTGTCGCATGGTTCCTGGGGTACGCACCTTAATTTCCCTTCCCGCTGGAATTAGCGATATGCATATAATACCGTTCCTGATCTACTCAACTGTAGGAACGATATTGTGGGTAGGACTATTAACCGCTGCTGGCTACGTTTTGGGAGATAACTACCAATTAGTAGAGGAATATCTCGCACCTGTCTCTAAAATCGTACTTGCCACTTTAGTTATTGGTTTAGTCATTATAATTATCAAACGAAATCAGCGGCGATAA